The Streptomyces pratensis genomic interval TGCGCGATCACCGTCGGCGCGGGGCTGCTGCAGATCCTGCTCGGCTCCCTGAGAGCGGCCCGCAGCGCCCTTGCCGTCAGCCCGGCCATCGTGCACGGCACACTCGCCGGCATCGGTGTGGCCATCGCCCTCGCCCAGCTGCACATCGTGCTCGGCGGGGCCCCACAGAGCTCGGCTCTCGACAACGTCCTGTCACTTCCCTCCCACCTGGCCCAGTTCGATCCGGCGGCCCCCTTCATCGGAGCTCTGACGATCCTTCTTCTCGTCGCGTGGCCACGCCTGCCGGGACAGCTCGGAGCAGCGCTGGGCAGAGTTCCCGCCGCGCTCGCCTCAGTGGTCATCGCAACGGCTGTAGCAGCCCTGGCGACCCCCGGCATCACCCGGGTGGACCTTCCGTCATGGCACTCGCACGCACTGCCTGAGCTGCCACACGGCCCGGTGGCCGCGCTGGCAACGGCGGTATTCACGGTCATGCTCGTGGCCAGCCTCGAATCCCTGCTGGCCGCGGTCTCCGTGGACAAGCTGGCCGCAGACCGGTCCACGGCCCTGTCCAAGGACGGAAACGGTCCGACACCGCCGGCGCCCGTCAAGCGATCGGATCTCGACCGGGAGTTGCGGGCCCAGGGTGTCGCCAACGCGGTGTCAGGGCTGGCCGGAGGGCTCGCCGTGTCCGGTGGCGCCGTGCGCAGTTCGGCGAACGTGCGGGCGGGTGCGGAGAGCCGCGCCTCCACCGTGCTGCACGGGGTCTGGGTCCTGCTCGCGGCCCTCCTGCTGGTCACAGCCCTGGAGTTGATCCCGCTGGCCGCGCTGGCCGCCCTGGTGATGGTGGTGGGCATCCAGATGGTCAGTTTCGCCCACATCCGCAAGGTCCACAGGCATCGGGAATTCCTGGTGTACGGCGCGACGATCAGCGGTGTGATTGCCGCCGGGGTGCTCGAAGGCGTGGCGATCGGCATCGTCGTGGCAGTGGCCGTCGCCCTGCACCGCCTGGCGCGCACACGGATCACCGTGACGGAGCAGGACGGCCGCTACCTGGTGGCAGCCCGCGGCCAGCTGACGTTTCTTGCCGTACCGCGTCTCAGCCGGTTGCTCGGGCGACTGCCACAAGGGGTGCACGCCGTGGTCGAGCTGGACGGCTCTTTCATGGACCACGCGGCGTACGAGACCATCCAGGACTGGTACACGGCGCAGACGGCGTTGGGAGCCCAGATCGAGTTCACCGGACGCTCCGGTGGCCGGATCGCCGAGCCTGCGTCCACCGCGCACTCGTGTTGCCGCCCCTGGACACCATGGCGCAACCATCACTGCCACGACCGTCTGGAGGACACCCCACCGGCCACCCCCCTCCCTGCCCCGGACGACCTCTCGAAGACGTCCTCGGCCGCAGTCCCTGGACGTTCCCCGGGTCACCGGGG includes:
- a CDS encoding SulP family inorganic anion transporter, with the protein product MSACAPTRNDHSTCSSSPSRASGFKRPHSPPPPLRGGRFRVSGADLSASITVFLIAVPMSLGLAVAMDAPLAAGLVSAAIGGIVAGLLGGTPLQVSGPSAGLTVVTAELIQIYGWRTTCAITVGAGLLQILLGSLRAARSALAVSPAIVHGTLAGIGVAIALAQLHIVLGGAPQSSALDNVLSLPSHLAQFDPAAPFIGALTILLLVAWPRLPGQLGAALGRVPAALASVVIATAVAALATPGITRVDLPSWHSHALPELPHGPVAALATAVFTVMLVASLESLLAAVSVDKLAADRSTALSKDGNGPTPPAPVKRSDLDRELRAQGVANAVSGLAGGLAVSGGAVRSSANVRAGAESRASTVLHGVWVLLAALLLVTALELIPLAALAALVMVVGIQMVSFAHIRKVHRHREFLVYGATISGVIAAGVLEGVAIGIVVAVAVALHRLARTRITVTEQDGRYLVAARGQLTFLAVPRLSRLLGRLPQGVHAVVELDGSFMDHAAYETIQDWYTAQTALGAQIEFTGRSGGRIAEPASTAHSCCRPWTPWRNHHCHDRLEDTPPATPLPAPDDLSKTSSAAVPGRSPGHRGGAHRLLSGLSSFQRTTAPLVREELARLAAEGQRPSQLFLTCADSRLVTSMITASGPGDLFTVRNVGNLVPPPGTGDAASNDDSVAAAIEYAVDVLEVESITVCGHSGCGAMQALLGVAPEAPRTPLWRWLRHGLPSLERMRSRHHSWARIAGRLPTDAVEQLCLTNVVQQLEHLRGHESVARRLSAGTLQLHGMYFHVGEAQAYLLTEGASTGTGPDEVFVRVAPGAVWGAEPDTDPLLTAPGTTVGT